The following nucleotide sequence is from Apium graveolens cultivar Ventura chromosome 4, ASM990537v1, whole genome shotgun sequence.
agacactcctaccaggattcactaaagccaaacagactcaacctttgaagactgctgcaagtggttttgaagcaagagtggttactggaaaggaagcaagagataaaactggattgggaagtgccgatgaaagaagaatactgaAGACTACCAATGAaccaacttccttaagtgaaccaggtattggagaaactcctgagagattgaatcaactggaatctgtacaaatggtttaccatacctacttgaaagaacacatcttgttgtacttcatgacagatggtagggtttatcgtataagggaaaatgccattccactgaagtattttgaagaactggagcatgtattattcttacttcaagtgaatgacagaataacagaaagtgctgcaaactatttgaagaatcagattcagagacagaaaaggctttattctgttaagtctgacagcatatatcttccaaagtacagagatcacaagggtgatatagttgagatgaagcccaatattgccaagattataactacctttctgggttacagggctgtggaattcaatcttgagtctgataaggcatatttgatcagactggatcaggacataaggaaagctaaaattaatgatctcagggctgcaatctttcaaactggtgaagattctgcagaacttaaagatgctaaaaggaggatgattgatgaactcagatatgctgagagatgtttgttgaagaactatctcagaacaactcctgacatcagagagatcagaagatgaagccaagtcaagatctacaactgcttaaattctgatatgaatacagactgaagttgttatcagaagttaaagattggtaaagctttaaggactgtaagttgtagttatctagtcaaattctcatgcatttgtacttaatgtttttgacatcatcaaatatctgttaaacttgtatattatgctaatttacaagttgggggagattgttagatatatttgataatgtcatggctaatgtgatttatgtttagttttcagatcttacttaaacaggataaatcagtacttactggaagtcaggacttaaggatatcagtacttatattatcaggagataattatcagaagatggatatcagaacttaagtactgaaggacgttcagataaggaaggtagCTGGTTAAAGGGAAGAAGATCGAAAtgaacataagaagagatatgcatgaagatggaattctatgaagaatagaatacttggaagaaaagatatctgattgatatattttaggaagcagaattatattccatatcaattagcgattatcttgtaactgtgtagtatataaacacagacatagggtttacactataagtgttatcacaatcgagaagattatttattgtaaccctagcagctctcgtgatatttgttcatcactgagagagaacaattctatactgtaacagagtttattatttcaataaagtttattttctgttacttgagttattagagttcgatttgattgtactatacattgtattcaccccctctacagtgtgtgtgtgacctaacaatttatgaaatattggttCGTGTTCCATCGTATTGTAccgataaattagttacttagccgctaagtaactgtaaaaacgatccgatttgatacccgtattggataattatccaaaccgggcttttataaaacactttatacgaaataatgtaataatatcccatctttcgagattgcgggttttgttgattcaccgaaatggttattgtatcgaaaattttgcaccgggtcgcgcacgggtcaaatcgtaatccggattgaaaaagtcaaaacacggaaaatgtccggaattaccatattaggttaggaaggagttttcggaagagtttcgagttgtaaaaacgtaaaaacggttgaagtcggacggttcccagctttataaaatagttttgtaattattcagaaaataattaataaattcataaatttatataaaatcatataacagttcaaaaattaccagaaaaataccttaattatctaaattttattctggacataataaaattaacatacctatactttaccacaacaccaatcatcaaataattcaccaaaaaccacataataatcatttatcgataaaaataattacacgcaatatcccggatattacaattatTCTTCACCAAACAGTTTATTTtcattctgaggcatgatcaggattgatcttcttccagagatTTATTCCTAGCTTATGGGCTGTTTAttgaaaaatactccagtctagtctATATAAACATTTTTTCAGACTCGAGAAATATTATTACAGACTACATAAGATTACAAGTCAACTGAATCTCAtgattgtcaatttgacttagtcttgttatgtaaaTACATATCTTGCACGACACTTTAGAGTTCGCTTCTAAAGATTTGCAGGAATTCTATCATGATAAGGGCGTGATACACCAGACCAGTTGTAGTTATACACCATAATAAAACAGAATTGTAGAACACAAACACAAGCACTTCTTAGAGACTGCTGGAGCCCTTTTTCATCAGTCCAAGTTACCTGAAATTTTTTAGGGAAAAATGCGTGTTACGTGCTATAGAATGCCTCTCACAAGTATAAGTAATATTACTCCTTACCAAAGAATTTATAATGACCCTCCTTCTCTTAATAATTTTCGAGTATTTGGGTGTTCATGTTTTTTTTCTACTACTAAAGTTGGTCGTGGTAAGTTTTCACCTCGAGCCTCTGTTCCTGTTTTTGTTGGTTACCCTTCTACTCAAAAGGGTTATAAAGTTTTAGATGTTGTTACCCAGAAAATTTCAGCATCCAGAGATGTGATCTTTTATGACCATCATTTCCCTTATCATATATTGACTTCACCATCTAATTCTTATTATGAAAACACAATTTTCCTTCCACTTGTGACTAATTATGTCGAGTCACATTTTGACACTGAACCATCTATTCCACAAATAGAAAATATACCCACTGAGTCACAATCAGATATTCAAGTACAATCCTCATCTGAAGACAGTAATATTGATTCTTCACCACCTGTTTTGAGACATTCTACCAGAAATAGACAACCCCCTCAATATCTTTCTTCTTATCAATGCAATCTTTGGCAAACAGATAAATTGCAGTTCAATACCCACTGGTGTAATTTGGTAAGCTATGATGCCTTTGTTTCTTCACATAAAGCCTTCTCTTCTCATATCAATACTATTACTGAGCCTAAGAACTATAAGAAAGCTTCTGGTTAACATATTTGGATTGATACCATGAACAAAGAAATTAATGCATTAAATGAGAACCAAAAAAATGGCAACTTGTGGACTTACCTCTCTGGAAAAAAGCGATAGGATCCAAATGGATATACAAGGTCAAGTTACACGTCGATGGATCATTAAAAAGATGCAAAGAATGTCTAGTAGGTAGATGATGCATCAAATATACGGCATTGACTACGAAGAGACATTCTCCCCAGTCATTAAGATGAGTTCTTTACGGTGTCTTATAGCACTTGCTGCTAGCAGAAATTGGCCCCTTTATCAGCTTGATGTGAATAAGGCGTTCCTATACGGTACTCTCCAAGAAGGGGTTTATATGCAACTTCTTGAAGGAATGCCAAATCCTCACAATAAAGTTTGTCGTTTATCAAGTCAATCTATGGTTTGAAACAGTCCTCACGAGAATGGTTTGCTAAACTCCTTACTGAGCTCACTAATATGGGACATAGTCAATCAAAAAATGAATACAGTCTCTTTATCAAACGAACCGGCAGTCTCATTACTATTGTAGCTGTTTATATAGATGACATTATTATTACAGGTAATATTGCTTCTGAGATTACAATATTAAAATCTCACTTAAACTACTTATTTGGAATCAAAGATTTGGATATTTTACACTATTTTTTAGGTATAAAAGTGGGATATGTTAACGATGGTATCATTCTCGGCCAAAGAGAATTTGCCAAAGGGCTTCCCATAATCTGTGATTTTGGTCTTTCTAAACCAGCCTCTACTCCACTTCCATTATACTCTAAACTTAGTCACTCAGTTGGAGATTTGTTACCAGATGTTGAACTATATCGTTCCTTAGTTAGCAAATTGAATTACTTGACAAACACACGATCTGATATTTCCTTTGTTGTACAAACATTAAGACAATTTCTGCACCACCCGCTTACTAGTCATCTTGAGGTTCTTCATCATACACTACAATATGTCAATCATACTGTAGCTTAGGGCATCTTACTTAAAGCTACAGATTCTTTATCTATTCGAGCCTTCTCCGATTCCGAATGGGCCTCCTATCCAGATTTCAGATGATCTATCACTGGCTATTTACTCTTGTTTGCCGGTCTCCAGTTTTGTGAAAATCCAAGAAATAAAGCACTGTTTCACGCTCTTCTTCGGAAGCTGAATATAGGGCAATGGCCTCTGCAACTTCTGAGGTCAATTGGATCATTCGTTTACTTGAAGAAATGGGGTTTACCAATCTTAAACCGGTTACTTTGCACAGTGACAATCAATATGCACTTTATATTGTAAAGAACCCGATTTTTTATGATCGAACAAAATACGTAGAAATTGATTGTCATTTTACACGGGACAAGGTTTTGGAAGACTTATTACAATTGTTTTATCTACATACGCAACATCAATTTACTGATATCCTAACAAAAGTCCTCCCTTCTCCACATTTTCTAGAATTATTATCCAAGTTGGCTGTGTCTTTGCTTCCATCTTCATCACCACCCAAACTTGAGGGGGGATATTGAGATTAATCTCGGAAAAAACACAGCTCAACAACTTGACATCTCAGCTTAGCAGTGTTTACTTTATATTTGTATAAAGAGTTAATTGCAGTTTGCAATACTTATTTTTCATTTAAATTCAAAACTGTATACCTACTTTGTAAAATATAGTTTGCAACcctaactttcaaaatcaaataCAACATGCATCCCCTTCATAATTTTCAGTTATAAAATTGGAATTgaggtgtttaatattatttttataatttaaaacatTATAATATTAAtgtcatttattttatattttacttaatataatattaatgtcaattattttatattttacccaatataatattaatgtcaattattttatattttactcaatataatttttaaatagttaaaatatagatatatttagaaattttatgattatatctataaacatatattttgcttgataaatatattttaagtattttaGCATTATGATTAATTTAGAGTATTACTAATAGAATACAACTCAATTCTAATTTATTACTTAAAATTGTGAAGGGGATGCATGTTGtatttgattttgaaagttaggGGTTGCAAATTGTATTTTACGTATAATGTTTTGAATTTAGATGAAAGATAGGGATTGTAAACTGGAATTAACTCTTGTATAAATATATAAACAGTTAGTTAGAAAATAACAACACAATAGACACATTTCGTGTGACACACACACAATGATATAATAGCTTAGCATGTAAGTATTGAGAGTTTATTAATGGAGTTCTTGTTCATGATCTTTATCTTCTACATTACTTAATCTACAATTTATATTAGTTACATTACTCGTCAAATAACAGATATATATTTTGTTCATCTCGGAACCATAGTTGTGGTGGTCAAGTAATTGGATGAATATGATGACGAATTTCCTTGGCATAGCTTTCTCTCGATGAAGAATCCAGGTTGTTTAGGCTGAGGCAGGGGAATTTCACTAGTTAGCATTAGTACCACGGTTGCCATGGTTGGCCTATCAGCTGGATATTGTTGCACGCATAACAACCCTATTTGGATGGCTCGAAACACTTCAAATTCATATTCCTGGCTGGACTGTGCAATGACTTCATCTACTAGCTCAAAAAGATTGCCATCCATATATATTTTCCATGCCTAAACAATTTGGTGACACATGTATAATTAGTTAATCATAGATAGACATTTTAAAAAATGTGTTATTCGAAGGCCTGGGAACTTACATGTCCGAGAAGGTTTAGATTGTGATCCAGATGAGTAAAATTTTTATTTCTCTTGCCGCTTACTATCTCTAACAACAGCACTCCAAAGCTATAGACATCAGATTTCATCGAGAATATGCCATCCGTCACATATTCAGGAGACATGTATCCACTGCATAAACATTTCATATAAATCATCAGATCTTAAAAATGGAAGAATCATTTTGTACCAATTGTTGATATTCTTACTATGTTCCAACTACTCTAGTTGTGTTGGCTCCAGTATCAGTCTCTCCGCAGATCCTTGCCGTGCCAAAGTCTGAAATTTTTGGGTTCATTTCACAATCGAGTAGAACATTGCTGGCTTTGAGATCCCTATGAATGATCCGCAGTCTAGAATCCTGATGAAGATAGAGAAGACCCCTTGCAATGCCGTCTATGATGTTACATCGCATAGGCCAGTCAAGCGTGTTGCTTTGGCTTTCATCTGTTCAAATGGTTAGTAGAGTTAATCCACTTCTAAAAACAGGTGATGTACATGCTAATAGTAGTGTAAAAGAACAAGGTGATGAAAATACAGTGGTAGAGTATCTGATTTGAAAGAAAAGACTATTTTTACAGAGGATAAATATACCAAAGATGAACGAGTCTAAGCTTTTATTGGGCATATATTCGTACACCAACATTCTTTCTCCTTCCTGTACAGAGCAGCCAATAAGCTTTACAAGGTTTCGGTGCTTGAGTTGAGCAATGCATGAAACTTCATTTTTAAACTCTTTCAGCCCTTGACTTGAATCCTCTGAGAGCCTCTTTACCGCTATTTCTTTTCCCTCAAGCATACCCTAAGAAGTATCAATGTGAAAGTGTCATTACTCATATTCAGCCATGGACATATATTCTGTCTTGAATCACTCTAATACTAGACCGTAAATCTTGAATGACTAACCAAACATGTTTGGTGGTTATGCTTTAAGGGGAGGAATGTAAAAACAGTGATTCTATTTGTCTGTTGATATCTATACATAAAACTTGTCTAAACGATACCTTATAGACGGGCCCAAATCCACCTTCTCCAAGCTTGGAGTTTGTACAGAAGCCATTGGTTGCATTAGCTAAGGTTGCAAAGTCAAATAATGGCAACTTTAAATCCCCATCAACATTGCCATTTTCCGCATCATTTTCTAAATTTATCCTTgttatctctgcaatttccacttTTAAACACATACAGTAAAACACTAAACACGAAGTTGTAAATAAAAACCGAGAATTTGGTGGATTTTTAGATTACCTTTTTTGGGCCGTTTCTTCTTCCAAATTACCCAGAGGCATACGCCAATCATCATTGTAGCAGTCAACAGAATAGGAATAATTATGTACTTTACTTTGATTTTTTCTTTCTTAGCTTCATATTTATCCAGAAAATAATGTCAATTCACTTGTTTGAAAATAAGTAGTAATAAATAAACCAGAATTACTAAGAAGACCATATGTGCAACCGGTAGTACTAAATTCTGTATTTAGTAAAGAAAAATTAAGCTTACCTAAAACAGAAGCAGCAAATTCAGAAGAAGCTTTTCTTACATAGAGATCTTGACCATTTTTGTTGAGTTCTTTAATATCAATAAGCTCATTAAACCATAACAAGCATCCGCTTCCGCTACCTCGAATATCTGTATTTGCATAAGCTGTACACGAGCAATTCTTCAAGCACACCCTCTTACACTCATCAAGACTCATATTCTTATCGAACCAAGAACCCTGAGTATCTGGTATTTTCAATCCCGGATGCAATACAAATCCATCTCCATCGCTGCAATTCAATTGTACTTTTCTTACACATCCACTTGACCAATCTGCAACATCCCATTCCATTTTATTTTTTGGTTCAAATCCATCCAAGCACTGGCACATGGGAGAATTTTCAGGGTTACAGCTCCCATAAGCCCCACACGACGCGTACCTATCACAATAATCTCCCTGAGGGTCAGGATAAAGTTGCCAAATTTGAGATTTTTCAATCCAGGTCCATAGTTGATAGTAACCTAGTGTGCTCAACAATATCACCGAATAAATTGAATCATTATGAAGTTTGTAATGTAAGTACACCTCCTTATCATTAAAAACAAAACCAAACGTATAAAGTGAGTTTTGTTTCAGCTCAGGTGTGCCAGAAAACCTAACACCATTCCAGGGGCCAGCTCGAAATTGTATTACAGAGCCTTTTGTCACGATTAGCTGTGGAAATCCTTTACGATCAATATGCAATTCATAAGAACCAGGGGATGGATCATCCGCGCTTTTCCAAGAGCTGAAATACCTTTCTAGCCCAGTTTCCAGATTCCACCCGAATTTGCAACCCGGTAAATTAGCACTTCCAGGAAAATCAAAGCTTTGCCAcaagtaattttcagggccaCTGTCTGTTTCATCTCTGACAACAAGATTTCCAGAATCCAGCAGCTGCAACACAGGTTTTTCCACGGATGTCGAGGAGTTTGATGACCAAACTACATGGTCAGAAGCATTGAGAATAACAAGATTCCCGTTGCTACTAAGTTGCAAGAGACCAGAAGTAGTACCAAGAGGAGTTTCTCTATTGGCAACCCACACGATTGTCTTTTTTGGTACCTTCTTGTACCATATACCAACGTATAAATTTTTGGACCTTCCAGGACTAAAAAAACCGAGCTCAAAATGACCACCAGCTGAAACAATAGAACTTCCATTTTTAATGTTTTGGCTTGCTCTTAAAATGTCTACTGCTGCTACTGCAGAGTATTTTGAGACAGAAAATGTATGCATGCACAGTAACAAAGTCAGCACAGCTGTTGTATAACTGGAGCCTTCCATTAACTTTGTTATACTATTACTGAGTGTTCTGAAGAGTTACTTATTAATGATGAACTTTTATTCCTTTTATAGATAGTTATTATTGAGGAAGATCACAAGTGGTTACAAGAATTATGGAGGAGGAACAAAGGTTTTAAAACATTAGCATTGATTacaaataatttattaatttccTTGCTTTTATATTAAATTTTGTTATTAATAAGTTAAAcatttttttttagaatttaactGAAACCTGTAACATTTTAAATTTTGCAATTTTGAAATGTTAAAGAATGCTTTTTTTATGGTCAATAGAACTATTTATTAACTGGTATCCCAAAGTAGGAGAAATTATTTGAGAGGTTATCAAATTATACACTTTTATTGTACTAGTTGTAAgagtgatatatatatatagatatatattataaattttagagtaattgataaatcaaaattatatcAAGAATTCACAATATTCTCATATTTATTATGAATAAGGAAACAACTTGTGTATTAACTCAAAATCAAATTATACACTTTTATTGTACTTGTTGTAAgagtaatatatatatagatatatattataCAGTTTTTTCGAACATTTTATAATTTCAGAGTaattgataaatcaaaattatatcAACAATTCACAATATTCtcatatttattataaataagGAAACAACT
It contains:
- the LOC141721246 gene encoding G-type lectin S-receptor-like serine/threonine-protein kinase At4g27290 isoform X2; amino-acid sequence: MEGSSYTTAVLTLLLCMHTFSVSKYSAVAAVDILRASQNIKNGSSIVSAGGHFELGFFSPGRSKNLYVGIWYKKVPKKTIVWVANRETPLGTTSGLLQLSSNGNLVILNASDHVVWSSNSSTSVEKPVLQLLDSGNLVVRDETDSGPENYLWQSFDFPGSANLPGCKFGWNLETGLERYFSSWKSADDPSPGSYELHIDRKGFPQLIVTKGSVIQFRAGPWNGVRFSGTPELKQNSLYTFGFVFNDKEVYLHYKLHNDSIYSVILLSTLGYYQLWTWIEKSQIWQLYPDPQGDYCDRYASCGAYGSCNPENSPMCQCLDGFEPKNKMEWDVADWSSGCVRKVQLNCSDGDGFVLHPGLKIPDTQGSWFDKNMSLDECKRVCLKNCSCTAYANTDIRGSGSGCLLWFNELIDIKELNKNGQDLYVRKASSEFAASVLAKKEKIKVKYIIIPILLTATMMIGVCLWVIWKKKRPKKEITRINLENDAENGNVDGDLKLPLFDFATLANATNGFCTNSKLGEGGFGPVYKGMLEGKEIAVKRLSEDSSQGLKEFKNEVSCIAQLKHRNLVKLIGCSVQEGERMLVYEYMPNKSLDSFIFDESQSNTLDWPMRCNIIDGIARGLLYLHQDSRLRIIHRDLKASNVLLDCEMNPKISDFGTARICGETDTGANTTRVVGTYGYMSPEYVTDGIFSMKSDVYSFGVLLLEIVSGKRNKNFTHLDHNLNLLGHAWKIYMDGNLFELVDEVIAQSSQEYEFEVFRAIQIGLLCVQQYPADRPTMATVVLMLTSEIPLPQPKQPGFFIERKLCQGNSSSYSSNYLTTTTMVPR
- the LOC141721246 gene encoding G-type lectin S-receptor-like serine/threonine-protein kinase At4g27290 isoform X1, with translation MEGSSYTTAVLTLLLCMHTFSVSKYSAVAAVDILRASQNIKNGSSIVSAGGHFELGFFSPGRSKNLYVGIWYKKVPKKTIVWVANRETPLGTTSGLLQLSSNGNLVILNASDHVVWSSNSSTSVEKPVLQLLDSGNLVVRDETDSGPENYLWQSFDFPGSANLPGCKFGWNLETGLERYFSSWKSADDPSPGSYELHIDRKGFPQLIVTKGSVIQFRAGPWNGVRFSGTPELKQNSLYTFGFVFNDKEVYLHYKLHNDSIYSVILLSTLGYYQLWTWIEKSQIWQLYPDPQGDYCDRYASCGAYGSCNPENSPMCQCLDGFEPKNKMEWDVADWSSGCVRKVQLNCSDGDGFVLHPGLKIPDTQGSWFDKNMSLDECKRVCLKNCSCTAYANTDIRGSGSGCLLWFNELIDIKELNKNGQDLYVRKASSEFAASVLAKKEKIKVKYIIIPILLTATMMIGVCLWVIWKKKRPKKVEIAEITRINLENDAENGNVDGDLKLPLFDFATLANATNGFCTNSKLGEGGFGPVYKGMLEGKEIAVKRLSEDSSQGLKEFKNEVSCIAQLKHRNLVKLIGCSVQEGERMLVYEYMPNKSLDSFIFDESQSNTLDWPMRCNIIDGIARGLLYLHQDSRLRIIHRDLKASNVLLDCEMNPKISDFGTARICGETDTGANTTRVVGTYGYMSPEYVTDGIFSMKSDVYSFGVLLLEIVSGKRNKNFTHLDHNLNLLGHAWKIYMDGNLFELVDEVIAQSSQEYEFEVFRAIQIGLLCVQQYPADRPTMATVVLMLTSEIPLPQPKQPGFFIERKLCQGNSSSYSSNYLTTTTMVPR